The following proteins are co-located in the Anas platyrhynchos isolate ZD024472 breed Pekin duck chromosome 1, IASCAAS_PekinDuck_T2T, whole genome shotgun sequence genome:
- the C1H3orf38 gene encoding uncharacterized protein C3orf38 homolog isoform X2, with protein sequence MLLQKKLQSVVEPYETLEAISAILVYSQSVEELLKRRKVYRETIFKYLAVQGIAVPPSSEKHQLIAYVKQYWDGKLPSNGSESGERKTHAESQEKRSKSPQDDVHHLGEEFCQWFFELLNSQHPLGVKSEEKWGPQHFWEDAKLKFCYNTLEKNMEEYVGAEMVSLRLLSLVKEEYILFNPNLNANGLKCVMSRHGLVLVAVAGTVHRGNVCLGIFEQIFGLISCPIQGNTWKIKIVNLKIVGQNALEPGVQIEKPSIKYESNQLQELYDGKELAVFEPHKF encoded by the exons ATGTTGCTGCAGAAAAAGCTTCAATCAGTGGTTGAACCTTATGAGACTCTAG AAGCCATTAGTGCCATTTTGGTTTACAGCCAAAGCGTAGAAGAACTTTTGAAACGAAGAAAAGTCTATCGAGAAACAATTTTTAAGTATTTGGCAGTACAGGGAATTGCAGTGCCTCCTTCCTCTGAGAAACATCAACTCATTGCTTATGTAAAGCAGTACTGGGATGGGAAGCTCCCGTCAAACGGCTCAGAGTCAGGGGAGAGAAAAACACACGCAGAG AGTCAAGAAAAGAGGTCGAAGTCACCACAAGATGATGTTCATCATCTAGGAGAAGAATTCTGCCAATGGTTCTTTGAACTCCTGAATTCTCAACATCCTTTGGGAgttaaatctgaagaaaaatgggGACCACAGCATTTCTGGGAGGATGCCAAACTGAAGTTCTGTTACAACACGttagaaaaaaacatggaaGAATATGTTGGTGCAGAAATGGTGAGCCTTCGTCTGCTCTCATTAGTGAAAGAAGAATATATTCTGTTCAACCCCAATTTGAATGCTAATGGACTGAAATGTGTCATGTCTCGGCATGGCTTAGTACTGGTAGCAGTGGCTGGTACAGTACATAGAGGCAACGTTTGTTTGGGCATCTTTGAACAAATTTTTGGACTCATTAGCTGTCCAATCCAGGGGAAtacctggaaaataaaaattgtaaatcTTAAAATCGTTGGACAGAATGCTCTGGAGCCTGGAGTGCAGATTGAAAAACCCTCCATAAAATATGAGTCAAACCAACTGCAGGAGCTGTATGATGGGAAAGAACTGGCTGTGTTTGAACCTCATAAATTCTGA
- the C1H3orf38 gene encoding uncharacterized protein C3orf38 homolog isoform X1: MAAAGLSEREQAGCRQLLELLGTEELLALTDTITNRLVHPESRQEAISAILVYSQSVEELLKRRKVYRETIFKYLAVQGIAVPPSSEKHQLIAYVKQYWDGKLPSNGSESGERKTHAESQEKRSKSPQDDVHHLGEEFCQWFFELLNSQHPLGVKSEEKWGPQHFWEDAKLKFCYNTLEKNMEEYVGAEMVSLRLLSLVKEEYILFNPNLNANGLKCVMSRHGLVLVAVAGTVHRGNVCLGIFEQIFGLISCPIQGNTWKIKIVNLKIVGQNALEPGVQIEKPSIKYESNQLQELYDGKELAVFEPHKF, from the exons atGGCCGCGGCGGGGCTGAGCGAGCGGGAGCAGGCCGGGTGCCGCCAGCTGCTCGAGCTGCTCGGCACCGAGGAGCTGCTGGCGCTGACGGACACCATCACCAACCGCCTGGTCCACCCGGAGAGCCGCCAAG AAGCCATTAGTGCCATTTTGGTTTACAGCCAAAGCGTAGAAGAACTTTTGAAACGAAGAAAAGTCTATCGAGAAACAATTTTTAAGTATTTGGCAGTACAGGGAATTGCAGTGCCTCCTTCCTCTGAGAAACATCAACTCATTGCTTATGTAAAGCAGTACTGGGATGGGAAGCTCCCGTCAAACGGCTCAGAGTCAGGGGAGAGAAAAACACACGCAGAG AGTCAAGAAAAGAGGTCGAAGTCACCACAAGATGATGTTCATCATCTAGGAGAAGAATTCTGCCAATGGTTCTTTGAACTCCTGAATTCTCAACATCCTTTGGGAgttaaatctgaagaaaaatgggGACCACAGCATTTCTGGGAGGATGCCAAACTGAAGTTCTGTTACAACACGttagaaaaaaacatggaaGAATATGTTGGTGCAGAAATGGTGAGCCTTCGTCTGCTCTCATTAGTGAAAGAAGAATATATTCTGTTCAACCCCAATTTGAATGCTAATGGACTGAAATGTGTCATGTCTCGGCATGGCTTAGTACTGGTAGCAGTGGCTGGTACAGTACATAGAGGCAACGTTTGTTTGGGCATCTTTGAACAAATTTTTGGACTCATTAGCTGTCCAATCCAGGGGAAtacctggaaaataaaaattgtaaatcTTAAAATCGTTGGACAGAATGCTCTGGAGCCTGGAGTGCAGATTGAAAAACCCTCCATAAAATATGAGTCAAACCAACTGCAGGAGCTGTATGATGGGAAAGAACTGGCTGTGTTTGAACCTCATAAATTCTGA